Within the Borreliella valaisiana VS116 genome, the region AATATTGCCCTGAACAAGGACCATTCCATTATTTACTATATCTCCAGTAGCAGGTCCAACATCACCTTTGACTAAATAAACATTGTGAACAGATATTACACCATCTGAAACAGACATATATCCATTACATTTTGCACGAATTTTATAACCATCTCTAAAAGTATTTTCACCTAAAACAAAATTAATATCTTGTCCACTCTCTGATTTTAACATTTTGCCAAAAACGGTATAACCGTCTATACCTTTTTCAAAAGGAATAATTCTAGCCAATTCCTCGCCTTCAATAACATTCCTAAATCCTATGCTTGAAACTTCATATTCACCAAGTCTATTATTCTCATCAACAATAAAATCAATATAAGAATCCTTGCCCTTTACTGGTTCTAACCCCTTTGCAAGTTCAATAGGCTCACCATAAACAGGATAATCCACAAATTTTGCTACTTTATCCTTAAGTATTGCAATATCTATTACTCCATATTTTCTAAGGATATTGAAAATATCTTGCGCAAAAATTTCAGCTCCATTAATTCCAGGCGTAGTAAATTCAATAGTAACTGACATTGAATTTTCTGATATTTGAACCATCATTGTAACATTTTCAGAAGGATCAGATTCAAAATCAGCAATTTTTTCATAGTATCCACTAGCATTCTCAACTATACCTTTCACAATGTCTTTATCGAAGTTTTCAATATTGCTATGTAATTCTAATTTAGAAAGAACATCTTGATACTTAATAGAAATTCCCTGTCCCTTCGATGGAATAACCTTTAAAAATACACCCTTAGAAGATTTTCTGATAAAAAATTCACCATCCGTTGAAATTATTTTTTCTTCTCCTGAATCATCTCTTGAATCAAGAGACACTTTAGGCTTGCTAGAAGAATTTCTATAGGCAACTATTCTCCATTTTTTCTTTCCATATCCTAATATGCCATTACTACCTTTTAACAAAATTTCATAGTCTAATTCTTTATAAGGCACTGAAAGCTCTAAAGAAGCATCATTTAAGGCTTCTTCAAGAGTATCTGCTTCTATTTCTATAAAATCAACATTATTTTCTCTTTCCAAGTAACCTCGCATTTTATCACAAAGTTCAGAAAAATTTATAACCCTACCATCCATATTTATTCCTTTTTGCTCATTAAAGTTTTAATAGCATCTGCAACAACTTTTGGATCATTATCTTCAATAAATGATATTTTTTTAATCTTGCCAATTCCCTTACCCATGTCTTCAGTATCAAATTTGTACTTTTTAACCTCTTCTATAAAATCAACATTACTACTGTTATTTTGAGAATTTTCATAAAGAGAATTTTTATTTTGAAAATCAAGATTTTCGTTCAAATCCTTATGAACCTTATTATCATCTTGAAGCTTATTTTCCATATTACCAGACAATTCTGCTGAAAAAAGATTCGATAAATATTTCTTGTAGATAAACTCAATTAAAAGTCCAATAACAAAAAAAAATACAAACTGCAAAAAAGACCTTACTAAGATTGTAAAAAATGGCAAACCAAAAAATAAACCTAAAATTGACGAAATAAAAAATGCCGACAAACTAGCTAATAAAATGTACTTTAATTCCCTACTAACAAACATAATG harbors:
- a CDS encoding FapA family protein produces the protein MDGRVINFSELCDKMRGYLERENNVDFIEIEADTLEEALNDASLELSVPYKELDYEILLKGSNGILGYGKKKWRIVAYRNSSSKPKVSLDSRDDSGEEKIISTDGEFFIRKSSKGVFLKVIPSKGQGISIKYQDVLSKLELHSNIENFDKDIVKGIVENASGYYEKIADFESDPSENVTMMVQISENSMSVTIEFTTPGINGAEIFAQDIFNILRKYGVIDIAILKDKVAKFVDYPVYGEPIELAKGLEPVKGKDSYIDFIVDENNRLGEYEVSSIGFRNVIEGEELARIIPFEKGIDGYTVFGKMLKSESGQDINFVLGENTFRDGYKIRAKCNGYMSVSDGVISVHNVYLVKGDVGPATGDIVNNGMVLVQGNILDGYNIMAKSGIEVKGLVGRCNLKTDGSIIFHSGVNGKGDSKIYARGNIRAKFLENVTLSCGGEVEVLRGIVNSSVSSKKRVLCIGKKSKIVGSNVYAKEEVRAYSIGSDRSCETCIDVGHDPEIKDLLTRFNNHLEKIEKRLEVLTKDIIALKKNIVLITDKAEKSLKIDSYNEFVNEGKILRMEIKMIERKRIDLQNELENTKIEGKVSVENIAYSGVKLYIKNAFYELSKDYSNVTFVEDDNYIKVMTYIPYKSG